In Chrysiogenia bacterium, the genomic stretch CGATGCGGAACAGGTTGTCCTTCGACGAGAGATTCGAGAGCGCCAGAATGTCCTCGGCGCCCGCATGAAGATTGCTGCGCACGGCCACGCGCTGCACCGAGAAGGTCTTCCACTCCCCGAGGCCCCACCACGCGCCGTAGAGCGCGCCGGCCACAAGACCGATGGGCGCGAGCTTGCCAAAAATGCGCAGCAGGCCGCCGGCCACGCTGCGAAGACGACTGCGCCGCATCCGCCTGGCACGCGCCGCGGCGGGGCTGGTCGTCTTCTGCTTTTTGGTGCTCTTCTTCGCCATGGCTCTATTTCACGCGCTCAGCCCACGCTGAGGGACG encodes the following:
- a CDS encoding FtsQ-type POTRA domain-containing protein, which encodes MAKKSTKKQKTTSPAAARARRMRRSRLRSVAGGLLRIFGKLAPIGLVAGALYGAWWGLGEWKTFSVQRVAVRSNLHAGAEDILALSNLSSKDNLFRIDCSEIKDRVESHPWISQAAVYRRFPSTIVIDVSEWRPVMAANSGEGTLHLVS